From a single Brassica rapa cultivar Chiifu-401-42 chromosome A01, CAAS_Brap_v3.01, whole genome shotgun sequence genomic region:
- the LOC103847249 gene encoding mannan endo-1,4-beta-mannosidase 3: MKCFCLVAFLAIVITQSYNDLGVEAASGNGFVRRKGVQFILNGKPFYANGFNAYWLTYEATDPATRFKITYAFQNATSHGLTVARTWGFRDGGYRALQTAPGRYDELTFQGLDFAIAEAKRLGIKMIITFVNNYSDFGGRKQYVEWAKSQGQVVNSEDDFYTNPLVKQFFKNHVKTMVDRVNTFTKIAYKDEPTIMAWELMNEPQCKADPSGKTLTAWIGEMATYVKSLDSKHLLSTGLEGFYGDSSPQRKASLNPVAANVLGTDFIANHFFDAIDFASIHSYPDLWFPNLNETSRLDFLVKWLEGHMEDAQKILKKPLILGEFGKPSNTPGYTLAQRDAVFNATFDTIYASAKKGGPIAGALFWHLISGGMTNFEDPLSIVLSDNTSSVKIIGHQARKLGLIGGRGKLSHKIKI, translated from the exons ATGAAGTGTTTTTGTTTGGTTGCGTTTCTAGCAATTGTGATCACACAGAGCTATAACGATCTAGGAGTAGAAGCAGCGTCGGGGAATGGTTTCGTGAGAAGGAAAGGCGTCCAGTTTATTCTCAACGGGAAACCATTTTACGCCAATGGATTCAATGCCTACTGGCTCACGTACGAAGCCACCGATCCGGCCACAAGGTTTAAAATCACCTACGCCTTTCAAAACGCGACCAGTCACGGTCTGACCGTCGCACGCACATGGGGTTTCCGAGATGGCGGTTACCGTGCTCTCCAAACCGCCCCTGGTCGCTACGATGAACTAACGTTTCAG GGTTTGGATTTTGCGATAGCCGAAGCAAAAAGACTGGGTATAAAAATGATAATCACCTTTGTCAATAACTATTCCGACTTCGGAGGAAGGAAACAATACGTGGAGTGGGCTAAAAGTCAAGGCCAAGTCGTAAATTCAGAAGACGATTTCTACACAAACCCTCTTGTTAAACAGTTCTTCAAGAACCACGTCAAG ACCATGGTGGACAGAGTGAATACATTTACCAAAATTGCATACAAAGATGAACCAACCATTATGGCTTGGGAGCTCATGAACGAACCCCAATGCAAAGCAGATCCAAGTGGAAAAACCCTGACGGCTTGGATTGGTGAAATGGCTACTTACGTTAAATCACTTGATTCAAAACATCTCCTCTCTACCGGTCTTGAAGGCTTCTATGGTGACTCTTCTCCTCAAAGAAAAGCTTCTTTGAATCCAGTTGCAGCCAACGTTCTTGGAACCGATTTCATCGCTAATCACTTTTTCGACGCCATTGATTTCGCATCGATTCACTCTTACCCTGACTTATg gtTCCCAAACCTAAATGAGACATCTCGATTGGACTTCTTAGTAAAATGGCTCGAAGGCCACATGGAAGATGCACAAAAGATTCTTAAAAAGCCTCTAATCCTAGGAGAATTCGGGAAACCATCGAATACACCAGGCTATACTCTAGCTCAGAGAGATGCCGTCTTTAATGCAACGTTCGACACCATTTACGCATCTGCGAAAAAGGGCGGTCCAATCGCAGGTGCATTGTTTTGGCACCTTATTAGCGGCGGTATGACCAATTTTGAAGATCCCCTCTCCATTGTACTTAGTGACAACACCTCGTCGGTTAAAATTATTGGCCACCAGGCACGAAAGTTGGGTTTGATTGGTGGAAGAGGAAAACTAAGtcacaaaatcaaaatctag
- the LOC103847239 gene encoding RING-H2 finger protein ATL72, which produces MPRVLLEPQANAPADANPKARTGFNDTYFDTNMVIILAALLCALICALSLNSALRCVLRITSRFTPEQDAAASNANANPGRLTATTGLKKRALKQIPVGLYGSGIINMKATECLICLGDFVEGEKVRVLPKCNHGFHVRCIDTWLLSRDSCPTCRQSLILEQPSPMGGSSRRDDDVAVSVVGT; this is translated from the coding sequence ATGCCTCGGGTGTTACTTGAGCCGCAAGCAAACGCACCGGCCGACGCAAACCCTAAAGCCAGAACAGGCTTTAACGACACCTACTTCGACACTAACATGGTCATTATCTTAGCTGCTCTACTCTGTGCTCTGATATGTGCTCTAAGCCTCAACTCTGCTTTGCGATGTGTGCTACGCATCACAAGCAGATTCACACCGGAGCAAGACGCAGCCGCTTCAAACGCAAACGCAAATCCTGGACGTTTAACGGCTACCACGGGGCTCAAGAAACGGGCGCTGAAGCAAATCCCCGTGGGATTGTACGGATCAGGGATCATTAACATGAAAGCTACGGAGTGTTTGATCTGTCTCGGGGATTTCGTGGAAGGAGAGAAAGTTAGGGTTTTGCCAAAATGTAACCATGGCTTTCACGTGAGGTGCATCGACACTTGGTTGCTTTCACGTGACTCTTGTCCCACTTGCAGACAATCTCTTATCCTTGAGCAACCGTCGCCGATGGGTGGTAGTTCTCGCCGGGATGATGACGTGGCAGTTTCTGTCGTAGGGACATAA